GCCCTCCTAAGACGTAAGAAGGCCTGACCACAACGGGATAACCAATATGAGCGGCAGCTTCAACCGCTTCCTTCTCGCTCGTCACGCTTTCTCCACCAGGCTTGGCGATGTTTAAACGATTTAAAAGCTGTTCAAACAGATCCCTGTCCTCCGTCTGGTTAATGGCATCCATCGTTGTTCCGAGAATAGTGACTCCGAATCGGTGCAGACCTTCTACTAAGTTAATGGCAGTCTGTCCACCAAACTGGACGATCACACCTTCCGGCTTCTCTAAATCAATGACATGCAGGACATCTTCTAATGTCAGTGGTTCAAAATACAGCTTATCTGAAACACTGAAGTCAGTAGAAACCGTCTCCGGGTTATTATTCATAATAATGGCTTCATAGCCCATTTCTTTCAAGGCAAGCACTGAATGTACAGTGGCATAATCAAATTCGATCCCCTGGCCGATTCTTATCGGCCCTGAACCAATCACCAGCACCTTTTTCTTATCGGTCACAATTGATTCATTTTCCTCTTCATAACTGCTGTAGAAATAAGGCGTTTCTGAGACAAATTCCCCAGCACAAGTGTCTACCATTTTGTAGACCGGACGAATGTTATGGCTGTTCCGGAATTGGATCACTTCATCCAGATCAACGCTTAAAAGCCGGGCAATTTGGATGTCCGAAAATCCTGCCTGTTTTACCTTGTGTATCGTTTCATACTGTAGCCCTTGCTCCTTTACATCATTTTCCATCCTGATGATTCTTAAAAGCTTATGAAGAAAGAAAAAATCAATGCCGGTGTAGGAATGAATTTCTTCAAGAGGCATATTTCTTCGCAATGCTTCTGCTAGGACAAAAATTCTTTCATCATCCGCGTGTTTCATCCGCTCGATCAGCTGATCCGTACTCAAGCTGACTAAAGCTTTCAAATAAAGCTCCTCTGTTTCACCTTCTAAAGATCGAACACCTTTTAGCAGAGACTCCTCCAATGTCCTGCCTATGGACATGATTTCTCCAGTCGCCTTCATTTGGGTGCCTAATTTTCTATTACCTTTGGCAAATTTATCAAATGGCCAGCGTGGAATTTTAGTGACGATATAATCTAGTGCCGGCTCAAAACACGCATAAGTTGTTCCAGTAATCGGATTTTTGATTTCATCCAGGGTTAAGCCAATCGCAATTTTAGCAGCAAGCTTCGCAATTGGATAACCTGTCGCTTTAGAAGCTAAGGCAGAAGAGCGGCTTACTCTGGGATTAACCTCGATCACATAGTACTGGAAGCTGTCCGGATCAAGGGCGAGCTGGACGTTACATCCGCCTTCAATTTCAAGAGCTCTAATGATATCAAGAGAAGCATTTCTCAGCATCTGGTATTCCCGGTCACTCAATGTTTGAGAAGGAGCTACTACAATGGAGTCCCCGGTATGGATGCCGACTGGATCAAAGTTCTCCATATTACAAACGACGATCGCTTGATCCTTTTTATCACGCATCACTTCGTATTCTATTTCCTTAAAACCGGCAATATTTTTCTCAATTAAGCATTGCTGGACCGGAGAAGCAGCAATCCCGGTTCTAGCTGTTTCTTTTAATTCTGCTTCACTATAGCACATGCCTCCGCCTGTACCTCCCATTGTGTAAGCAGGCCGGACAATGACGGGATATCCAATTTTCTCAGCAAATTTTAAAGCAGCATCTACTGAACTTACGATCTCGCTTTCTGCTACAGGTTGATTCATTTCGTTCATTAGACTGCGGAACTTTTCACGATCCTCTGCTTTTTCTATCGCTGACAGCGGAGTTCCCAGCAGCTCGACATGGTATTCTTCCAAAATGCCAGAATTATCGAGTTCAACAGCTAAGTTTAAGGCTGTCTGGCCACCTAGAGTTGGAAGGATGGCATCTGGCTTTTCTTTACGAACAATCTTTTTTAAAAATTCCAGCGTCAGCGGCTCCATATAGACTTCATCCGCAAACGTATGGTCTGTCATGATTGTTGCTGGATTGGAGTTGGCCAGGATAACTTCGTACCCTTCTTCTTTCAGCGACTGGCATGCTTGAGTGCCTGAATAATCAAATTCAGCTGCCTGTCCAATGATAATCGGACCTGATCCTATGACGAGAATGCGTTTTATATCTGTACGTTTAGGCATGAAGACCCCTCCTTCAATTTAGCTTGTTCGTTTGTAATTCTTTCCAGAAATTCATCAAATAAATGAGAAGTATCATCCGGACCTGGCGAGCTTTCTGGATGATATTGCACAGAGAATACGTTATGGCTCTCATGGGCAAGACCCTCTACCGTCTCGTCATTTAAAGATACTTGTGTAAGCGATAGATTTGTTGTTGTCAATGATTCAGTGTTCACAGCGTATCCATGATTCTGGGAGGTAATAACGGTACGCCCGGTTCTTAGATCTTTAACCGGCTGGTTGGCCCCGCGGTGGCCGAATTTCATTTTTGATGTATCAGCTCCCGAAGCCAGGGCGATCAGCTGATGCCCGAGACAAATCCCAAAAATCGGTATTCTCCCCATGAGTTTAGCTATAGTTTGAATCGACTCTGGTACATCTTTAGGGTCTCCGGGTCCGTTGGACAGCATGATGCCATCAGGACGGAGCCGCTCGATTTCTTCCGCAGACGTATGATACGGGACAACCGTTACGTGACAATTTCTTTTCGTAAATTCACGAAGAATTCCATGTTTCATACCGAAATCAATCAAGACAATCCGATAGCCTCTACCAGGAACGACATATGGCTTAATCGTTGACACTTGCTTCACTTGATCCCTGGCAAGCGGAGTAGCTTCCATCGTCTCAAGCACTTGGTTTACAGGACGGTCTACAGAAGTGAGCATCGCTTTCATCGTTCCGTACTTACGGATGATCTTCGTCAGTTTTCGTGTATCAATTCCGCTGATGCCTGGGATCCGTTTTGCCTTTAAAAATTCATCCAGCGATTCTTCGCTGCGAAAGTTGGAAGGCTGTTCACAATGTTCTTTTACTACAACGCCTAGGATTGCAGGATCTACCGTTTCAAAATCGTCACGGTTGATGCCGTAATTTCCTACGAGCGGGTAAGTAAACGTAACAATCTGCCCGCAATAAGAAGGGTCTGAAATGACTTCCTGGTATCCCGTCATCCCGGTATTAAAAACAATTTCTCCCATGGTCTCTCTCTGGCTTCCAAAACCTTGCCCTACGAATGTCGTGCCATCTTCAAGAACGAGCTGCTTCATAATTTGATTCCTCCCATATAACTTTTCCATTCATAATCGTCATTACCGGCCAGCCACTTGCTTCCCAGCCGTGAAATGGACTGTTCTTTCCTTTTGAAACTAACTGGTGCCTGTCGATGGTTTTCACCGTTTCCAAATCGATGACGACCAAGTCGGCAGCAGCCCCTTTTTCAAACCGCCCGTAAGGAAGTGAAAAGAGTTCACTTGGGCGCACAGTCATCCAGTTAATGAGTTCTTCTAGCGTTGCGGTGCCCTGTTTTACTAAGTGTGTATATAAAATTGGAAAAGCTGTTTCAAACCCGGTAATTCCAAACGGGGAACGCAAAAACCCTTCCTGCTTTTCTTCTTCAGTGTGAGGAGCATGATCGGTAGCTATACAATCGATCGTTCCATCAAGCAGACCATCAATCAGTGCTTCCTGATCTTCCACTGACCTCAGTGGTGGATTCATTTTATACATAGCATCATCCCCAGGGATGGAGTTTTCATTTAAAACCAGGTGGTGAGGAGTTACCTCTGCGGTCACTTTGATTCCTGCTCGTTTTGCATCGCGAATAACACGGACTGACTCTTTCGTGGATACATGGCAGACGTGATAATGGCAATCTGCTGCTTCAGCTAATAACACATCCCTTGCGATTTGCACCGATTCTGCAATGGAAGGAATACCAGGAAGCTTGAGCTTCTTATTTGCTGAACCTTCGTGTGCCACGCCTCCATATACAAGCGAATTATCTTCACAATGAGCTACGACTGCTTTATTTTGAAGGCTTGCTGCAAGCATCGCCTCAAACATTTTTGCTGCTTCCTGAACACCCACTCCATCATCAGTAAAAGCAAATGCACCTGCTTCAGACAGGGCCTCAATATCCACCATCTCTTTTCCAAGCTGGCGTTTGGTTATTGAAGCGTAAGGCAGCACCCTTACTTCTGCATCCTGATTAATTTTTTCGTATAATTCGTTTAGTGTTTCTACACAATCTGGCACAGGCCGGGTATTAGGCATGGAACATATGGTCGTAAAACCACCTTTGGCTGCGGCTTTAGTTCCTGAAGCGATCGTTTCTTTTGCTTCCCCGCCAGGTTCTCTTAAATGAACATGGACATCCACAAATCCTGAGCTGATTAATTTTCCACCGAGATCAATTTGCTGATTGGATCCTTCGCTTACCTTTTCTGAAATTTCCTTAATGGATTCATCCTCAATAAGCACTTCACATGCCTCAAGCTTCTCATTGACGAGTCGTTTGGCGTTGGTTAACTTAAGTTTCATTTATATCCCCTCCTCAAGTAGTAAATGAAGCAGAGCCATCCGGATTGTGACCCCATTCGTCATCTGCTTAAATATTCTTGATTTCTCTGACTCTACAAGTGAAGCTGATATTTCAACTCCCCTGTTTACCGGGGCCGGATGAAGAATAATCGATGATCGTTTCATCCTCCCTTCCCTCTCTATAGTTAATCCAAAGTCTTCTAGATATTGAGAGGACTGAAAGGGATCCCGATGTCGTTCATGCTGTATTCTTAAAAGCATCAGCACATCACATTCCTCCACCGCTTCATCAATGGATATGTATTTGTCCGAGATGGTCTTATCCTGCCATTCAGGCTTTGCGACAAACTTCACGTCCGCACCTAGATTTTTAAGTGCGTAAGCATTGGACCTTGCCACCCTGCTGTGTTTAATGTCTCCTGCAATGACGACGGACAGTCCTTCAAAAGTGCCGAATTCATCCTTGATCGTGAAAAGATCCAGCAACGATTGAGTCGGATGTTCCCCGGTCCCATCTCCTGCATTAATGACTGACATCCCAAGCTGTTCCGTAATTTGCTTGATTAAGCCGTTTTGGGACTGTCTAACAATAGCGATTTCGGTTCCGAGTGCTTCCAATGTTTTTAATGTGTCATAGAGACTCTCTCCTTTAATCAAGCTGGAATCTTTTTCTTCAAGGTCCACTACTTCTAAACCCAGCCGCCTTTCAGCCATGTAGAAACTGTGTTTCGTACGTGTGCTCGGTTCAAGAAATATATTAGCTGCAAAACGGCCGGAGTAGTTAGGTGAGAGTTGTTTATTTTCAATTGATTTCGCAGTGTGGATAATGTGCTCAATTTCTTTATTTGTCAGCTGGGTCATTGAGTGTAAATGCTTCATATCCCTCTCTCCTTTTCCATAAAAATAGCACCCCC
This Halobacillus salinarum DNA region includes the following protein-coding sequences:
- a CDS encoding carbamoyl phosphate synthase small subunit, giving the protein MKQLVLEDGTTFVGQGFGSQRETMGEIVFNTGMTGYQEVISDPSYCGQIVTFTYPLVGNYGINRDDFETVDPAILGVVVKEHCEQPSNFRSEESLDEFLKAKRIPGISGIDTRKLTKIIRKYGTMKAMLTSVDRPVNQVLETMEATPLARDQVKQVSTIKPYVVPGRGYRIVLIDFGMKHGILREFTKRNCHVTVVPYHTSAEEIERLRPDGIMLSNGPGDPKDVPESIQTIAKLMGRIPIFGICLGHQLIALASGADTSKMKFGHRGANQPVKDLRTGRTVITSQNHGYAVNTESLTTTNLSLTQVSLNDETVEGLAHESHNVFSVQYHPESSPGPDDTSHLFDEFLERITNEQAKLKEGSSCLNVQI
- the carB gene encoding carbamoyl-phosphate synthase large subunit codes for the protein MPKRTDIKRILVIGSGPIIIGQAAEFDYSGTQACQSLKEEGYEVILANSNPATIMTDHTFADEVYMEPLTLEFLKKIVRKEKPDAILPTLGGQTALNLAVELDNSGILEEYHVELLGTPLSAIEKAEDREKFRSLMNEMNQPVAESEIVSSVDAALKFAEKIGYPVIVRPAYTMGGTGGGMCYSEAELKETARTGIAASPVQQCLIEKNIAGFKEIEYEVMRDKKDQAIVVCNMENFDPVGIHTGDSIVVAPSQTLSDREYQMLRNASLDIIRALEIEGGCNVQLALDPDSFQYYVIEVNPRVSRSSALASKATGYPIAKLAAKIAIGLTLDEIKNPITGTTYACFEPALDYIVTKIPRWPFDKFAKGNRKLGTQMKATGEIMSIGRTLEESLLKGVRSLEGETEELYLKALVSLSTDQLIERMKHADDERIFVLAEALRRNMPLEEIHSYTGIDFFFLHKLLRIIRMENDVKEQGLQYETIHKVKQAGFSDIQIARLLSVDLDEVIQFRNSHNIRPVYKMVDTCAGEFVSETPYFYSSYEEENESIVTDKKKVLVIGSGPIRIGQGIEFDYATVHSVLALKEMGYEAIIMNNNPETVSTDFSVSDKLYFEPLTLEDVLHVIDLEKPEGVIVQFGGQTAINLVEGLHRFGVTILGTTMDAINQTEDRDLFEQLLNRLNIAKPGGESVTSEKEAVEAAAHIGYPVVVRPSYVLGGRAMEIVYSEDELLIYMEENVRVHNGHPILIDKYITGMEIEVDAITDGTDVVIPGIMEHIERAGVHSGDSMAVYPTQRLTKELEDQCIDATTKIARDLNMKGLINIQFVVMGDQAYVLEVNPRASRTVPFLSKITGVTMARLATKVILGESLASLGYRSGVAVKPDGVYVKVPVFSFEKLRSVDITLGPEMKSTGEVIGYDQTLEKALYKGMTASGLKIPTQGSVLLTVADKDKEEMVEIAKTFYQLGFQLFATEGTAHAIQEAHLPVEAVGKVGSEQRDVIDLIQSGAVQFVVNTLNKGQRARTDGFRIRREAVEHGIACLTSLDTAKTIVDVIDAMTFTARTIQTKEAVFQ
- a CDS encoding aspartate carbamoyltransferase catalytic subunit, with product MKHLHSMTQLTNKEIEHIIHTAKSIENKQLSPNYSGRFAANIFLEPSTRTKHSFYMAERRLGLEVVDLEEKDSSLIKGESLYDTLKTLEALGTEIAIVRQSQNGLIKQITEQLGMSVINAGDGTGEHPTQSLLDLFTIKDEFGTFEGLSVVIAGDIKHSRVARSNAYALKNLGADVKFVAKPEWQDKTISDKYISIDEAVEECDVLMLLRIQHERHRDPFQSSQYLEDFGLTIEREGRMKRSSIILHPAPVNRGVEISASLVESEKSRIFKQMTNGVTIRMALLHLLLEEGI
- a CDS encoding dihydroorotase, translating into MKLKLTNAKRLVNEKLEACEVLIEDESIKEISEKVSEGSNQQIDLGGKLISSGFVDVHVHLREPGGEAKETIASGTKAAAKGGFTTICSMPNTRPVPDCVETLNELYEKINQDAEVRVLPYASITKRQLGKEMVDIEALSEAGAFAFTDDGVGVQEAAKMFEAMLAASLQNKAVVAHCEDNSLVYGGVAHEGSANKKLKLPGIPSIAESVQIARDVLLAEAADCHYHVCHVSTKESVRVIRDAKRAGIKVTAEVTPHHLVLNENSIPGDDAMYKMNPPLRSVEDQEALIDGLLDGTIDCIATDHAPHTEEEKQEGFLRSPFGITGFETAFPILYTHLVKQGTATLEELINWMTVRPSELFSLPYGRFEKGAAADLVVIDLETVKTIDRHQLVSKGKNSPFHGWEASGWPVMTIMNGKVIWEESNYEAARS